The Hypomesus transpacificus isolate Combined female unplaced genomic scaffold, fHypTra1 scaffold_61, whole genome shotgun sequence genomic sequence TATGTTGTGTGTAGTAGGACACCGAACCTGGAGTGGAACCGCTGGCTCATGCTGCGGCtttgggggtcagaggtcagggttcTCCACAGTACAGCAGAGGTCAGGGTACTCCACAGTACAGCAGAGGTCAGGATCCGGCTGCTTCAACAGCATTTGGTAGCTGCAGTAAACTTTCCATACTAACACCGTCGCCTTCCCCagacacacaagctcacacagacacaaacacacgttaacacacaccacaggagCAGCCAGTAGGTCTCACCACTTCCTGTTAGCAGCTGTAAGGTTTCTCTCTCCGTTGACACTCCCTCCTTGTAGAGGTCCACCAACAGCAGGTTCCTACAAGGTTCTGCACTTCCTCCCAtcaccaccagagggcagtaGCTCATATCTGAGCACCTTGgctcagagacaaacacacagaagcagGAATCACCATCATTACATCTCATCAGGATTTTATTTGGATTAAAAAGCTTGGCAGGAATTTGAGAGTAGCACAGTTATCAACCAGTCAAACACGTAAACACACGACAGCCATGACATGACCTGTCTTGTGCCAGGAGCCGACATTCCAGGCTCAGGGCcacaggcagcagtgaggaacTGGTCTAACTAGTCCGCCCTAGGACCACAATACAAACAGCAGTACAACCTCCACAATCATCTTTGAACTGCAATAGTATTTAGAATGTTGAGTTTCAAAACATAGTAGTAGTGTAGAGTTCTGGAATGTAGTAGAGTTCTATAAGTTTGTAGAGTTTTGAAATGTAGTAGTGTTCTAGAATGTAGTAGAGTTCTAGAAGTTTGTCCAGTTAGAAGAGTTCCAGAATGTAAGACACGTAGTTCTGTAGTCCTCAGGTCAGCAGGGATATGTAGTCCTCAGGTCAGCAGGGATATGTAGTCCTCATGTCAGCAGGGATATGTAGTTCTGTAGCCCTCAGGTAAGCAGGGATATGTAGTTTTTGGGCACCAGACCACGCTTCCCACCTGCATCCCCAATAAACCACTCCTCATCCACAGACTCCACCCCTGTTACCAGGTCTCcagcctgtgggggggggggggggggggggggggttaatgaaCTGAAAGGTGACAGTACAaatagtcacacacactctctgtaacACACACCTACCTTCAGAGTCAGTTCATCCTCACTTTCTGCGCTGAAGTCAAACAAGACCtgggccacacccacaaccataGTCTGGCCTGCTATTGGCTGAGCTGCagagaaaacaggaagtgaagccaaaacagacaggtggagagactgtctagttcactgtaactagggtgagtgtgtacctatgtgagtgtctgtgtgtgtgtacctgggcagatgtatttgtgtgtgtgtacctgtgtgtacctgtccaggtgtgtgtgtgtgcttgtccaggtgtgtgggtgtacctgtccagatgtgtgtgtgtgtacctgtccaggtgtgtgtgtgtgtgtgtacctgtccaggtgtgtgtgaaggcagaggggtagaggccctccctgctgcccagtCTTCCTCTGCTCCAGGCTGCGTCGACACGCTGGGTCACTGTGATCAGCGCCCCCTTCAGGAAGGACAGGTCGTCTGCAGTCTGACCTGGGAAGTCAAACAGAGCCACgtcccagccctccccctgcacacacacacacacacacacacattacaacaaATGAGCACATTCTAGCACACATACTCATTGTGGTCaggaaggtatgtgtgtgtacctcatcGTGGTCAGGTGTGTTAGTCTCCGTTGTCAGCTCGGATGTCGTCTGGGCAACCTCCCGTTTCCCTGACGATGGGGAGAGCTCCTCCACCACCTGGGTGAAGCTGAGGGGGAAGATCCCCGTTCGCCCGTGGACATGGCCCCGCCCCCACTCCTGACCAATCACCTCGCTCAGGGCGATGACATCACCCTGGGAGAAGGTGAGCTCATCCTTGTCTGCTCCCTCAAAGTCAAATCTGGCAACACACCGCGggccactgcacacacacacacaggtggtctgtagtatgtgtgtgtgtgtgtgtgtatataagtgtgtgtgtgcagctcacCTGCCAGGTGCTGGTGTGGTCATGTTCTTCTGATCACTGAGGTGGTCTGGTAGgatgagctggaggagagagagagggggagagagagggagggagagagagagggggagagagagagagagtgagggagagagagggggagagagagagagagaccttcgtaggtaaacaaaccaaaactaaagtcttcttcttcctcttcttcaacATGTAACACCTACCTGCAGCTCCGATAAGTTCTTCTCTTTACAGACTGGCTCTGATTGGTCGAGTTGGTGGACGACATGTTCTGATTCATAGTCCAGGTCAAGGAGAGGTTTTGATTggtcagagagaggagtgatgaCCTTcgttgatccctgaagctctttATCATCCAGTAGGCTTTCattgggggaggggcttgtgtCCTCCAGAACCaccatcacttcctgttcctgtttctAAGCCACAAACGCTGAGATTTAGTGACGAGacaacctggtgtgtgtgtgtgcaggcgtgtgtgtgcaggtgtgtgtgtgtgtgtgtgtgtgcaggtgtgtgtgtgtgtaccatataGCTGTTGAAGAGAGGGTGTCCAGGTGTGGGTCTGGGGGGAAGAGGCGGGCCCTTCCGGCTTGCCCTCTGACCCCgtgtctgattggctggcccagtctggggagggggtggtctGCCAGGGCTGGCCCTGATTGGAGGAGGGCGCAGGGGGAGGTGCTTAACCCCTGAAggcctgggacagagagaggttagtgtgtgtgtgtatatgtgtgtgtgtgtgtgtatatatgtgtgtgtgtgtgtatgtgtatatatgtgtgtgtatatacgcgtgtgtgtgtgtatgtgtgaggaacGAACACAGCCTTAccggggaggaagaggagggtcagGTGAAGAGCTTTCAGgtttggaggggggggtctTCCTTtgggctggggatggggcagaggctgagggTCTCAGACCAGGCTTGGAGGCCGGGGAGGGAGGCCGGAGGCCAggtttggaggctggggctggggggctgcagTCTCCTGCTAACAGAAGGGTCATGGAACAACACTCAGACAGGCTGGATGAaatatactgacacacacagaccctgtTGTTTTCATTTCACATGCTGCATTACGTCAtaaataacctctctctctctctactccccctccccctccctccccccctctctctctttccctgttcaCACTGTCAAACACTCTATTGTACACTGCAGCCAGTGGCTTACctcattcacacactctcacacacacacacacacacacacacacactctctctcacacacacacacacacacacacactctctctcacacactcacacacacacacacactctctctcacacactcaccgcTGGCTCTGCGGTCTGACGTCAGTGCTGATGGTTTGTGAGTGACAGCTGGACGAGGGGGCGTGGccttggggagggaggaggaggaggaagagggggggctCTGGAGGTCTGTGGAGGGTTTAGGGGGCAGAGCCAGAACAACCTGCCCAGCCAGGGTGCTCCTATCCTGGGGAGGCATCACTGCACTGGCCCTGGGGCCtgctggaggtctgggaggggggcgaggtgggagggagggcaggtctATGGGGGAGAtcctgtggggaggggggcgcggggcgggggtgggggcaggggagggggtgagggtgggggcaggggagggggtgagggagtcgCTGGGTTGGGGGATCCAGGCGTCCACCATGGAGTTTCTGTTTTCCCAGCATGCTTTGCTCTGCGGCTTTGGGGCAATGGGCGGAGCGATGGGCGGAGCTTGTTTCTGGGCGCGGGGGCGCGGTTCCGGTCTCTTGGCAACAACGGGCGCCTCTGTATTACCTAGGTTACTGTCTCCATAGTTACTGTCCGCCCGCTGTTGTTCAAAGGCCTGTATCCTGGCCCTCAGTGCGgccatgtcctcctcctcctcctctccctcctcctcctcctctccctcctctccctcctctccctcctcctcctctcccgacTCACTCGGCCCACTCCCGTTGCTACGGCGATCGTGGAAGCCCCAGTCGTCCGAGCTGAAGGCTTCCAGCAGCTCCTGGAGGTACTTCCCCTGGAACACTTCCTGGTTGGTgatttcacttcctgtctgtccgtcGTCCCTCAGCCTGACCAGCGTCTGAACTTTGACCTCACAGCTGATTGGACGTAGGCTTGCCTTGGAGCGGGGCCGGGGGCGAGGCCTGGGGCGGTCAGGGGGAGGATCGGAGGGAGTCGTCACGGCAACAGGGGTGGGAGGCTCCCATTGGTCAGTCTGGTCCCCAGAGCTCAGAGGTGAGATCAGGTCGCTCAGCAGGTCAGgacaggagagtgtgtgtgtgacagagcgtGTGCTGGgttcagagagtgtgtgtgtagaggagtGTGTGCTgggctcagagtgtgtgtgtgcagaggagtgtgtgtgtggtcctggagaggagaaaggagcagacacacgcagagagaaggaggggcgtGGGGGTTTGGCTGGTCTcctggctgcacacacacacacacacacacaattaaaagATGTCACATAGGACAAATCATGTATCTGCTTTCtacatatattcatatttattcATGAAAAACATTCTCACCCACGGACTGTGTCAGGTCGGGGGCGGAGCCTCGGGGGGCAGAACCTCTGGGGGCGGAGCTTCTGGGGGAGGAGCTTCGGGGGGCGCAGCCTCGGTGGATGGAGTCGGTCTGCGTGGCGATGGTAGTTGTGGTAACAGAGCGCCTggagggggtcggggggggcaCTTGCTCCTGGGTCTTCTCTCTTATCACCTCCTCataggagggagggggctgggggggagggaacaTGAAGCAGGAAGTAGAGTCAGGTCACAGGTCTGCTATCCACTTCCTGTATCCTTCCCCCTGACTTCCTGACTCTAAACACGAGGGTCATGTTTCCAAGACAACGCCCCAACAGGCGGACAGGAAGCCGTCTCCATGGTTACCTGTACGGCGTGGGGGATGGTGGGGCCCCAGATCTGAgcggcggggggtgggggagggggcggagtcagTCCCCCAGAAGCCCCTGCAAACCAGGAAGTGGCGGCCAGCGGCTCAGCTGACAGGATGGTGATCTCTGGACGACGCCTCTCCCTGGGGGCCTCACTGAGGGAGCTGGTCCTGGTggaggctgcacacacacacacacacacaggcagacaggcacacacacacacacaggcagacaggcacacacaggcagacacacacaggcagacacacacacaggcagacaggcacgcacacacacacacacaggcacacacacacaggcagacaggcacacacacacacaggcagacaggcacacacacacacaggcagacaggcacacacacacaggcatacacacacacaggcagacaggcacacacacacacaggcacacacacacaggcagacaggcacacacacacacacacaggcacacacacacacaggcatacacaggcagacagacacacacaggcagacacacacaggcacacaggcagacacagacagacacacacaggcacacacagacagacacagacaggcagacacaggcagacacaggcacacacagacagacacagacaggcagacacaggcacacacagacaggcagacacaggcacacacacacacaggcagacacacacaggcagacacacacaggcacacaggcagacacaggcacacacagacagacacacacaggcagacacacacaggcagacacacacaggcacacagacagacacacacaggcagacacacacaggcacacaggcagacacaggcacacacagacagacacacacaggcagacacacacaggcagacacacacacaggcagacacacacagacacacacaggcagacagacacacaggcagacacacacaggcacacacaggcagacacaggcagacacaggcagacacagacagacacacacaggcagacacacacaggcagacacacacaggcacacacaggcagacagacacacaggcagacacacacaggcagacacacacaggcagacacacacaggcagacacaggcacacacaggcagacacaggcagacacaggcacacacagacagacacacacaggcagacacacacagacagacaggcagacacaaacacacacccgaGGGGTTAATTCCTGCTGGTCTGTTGGGAAAGAGAAGTAAGGGAGGATGTAGCaatgaaaaagaggagagagggatagtggggagagggagggagggaggatagggGACCGAAGCAGAGAGACTCACTCCTCTTGATGACAGCcctgatggaggagagggggccctGGCTGTGGAGAAGACAAAAGAAACGATGAGTCCGtccatccctcactctctccctaggcctgcctctctctctctctctctcctctctctctctctctctctctctctctctctctctctctcctctctctctctctctctctctctctctctctctctctctctctctctctctctctctctctctctctctctctctctctctctctctctctctctctcactcactcactcactcactcactcactcactcactcactcactcactcactcactcactcactcactcactctcactcactcactcactcactcactcactcactcactcactcactcactctcactcacactctcactctcactctcactctcactctcactctcattctcattctcactctctctctctctctctctctctcactctcactctcactctcactctctggcTCTCACTCTAGGTCTCACTCTTTTctaggtctgtctctctctaggtctcactctctctctaggtctctctccctaggtctctctctccatgtctctctctccatgtctctctccctatgtctctctctatgtctctctctatgtctctctctatctctaggtctcactctctccctatgtctctctctatgtctctctctatgtctctctctatgtctctctctatgtctaggtctcactctctctaggtctcactctctcccccctcccccttctttccCTGTTCTTCACAGATGGGGTGAATTAGTTCTTAACTCTGGCAGGCCATTTCTAGTTGCATTCCTTAGCATCAATAAAAAAGTTGGCataaaacacccacacacagtgcaGAAGAGTTGTCAACATGCCTTTAGTGAGCAGAAGAGTTGTCAACATGCCTTTAGTGAGCAGAGGAAACAAAGAAGTTAGAAAAAGATAGTCAGGAAAACCTCgaaacacacagtctcacacagtcctgacttacacacacacacacacacacacacacctgttttctGCTGACAAATGTCCTGTGTCCCTGGTGTAactgcaactgtgtgtgtgtgtgtgtgtgcgtgtgtgtgtgtatcagtataTTTCCTCCAAACAAACCCAGACAGTCTTGAGCAATACCTTCCCTGAGGTTTGCTGACAGAAGCACCACTGCTACCTTAGTACAGCTAACCATGTTCGGCTAACCTCTGTTCAACTAACTTCCTTAGTACAGCTAACCATGTT encodes the following:
- the LOC124465951 gene encoding SH3 domain-containing protein 19-like gives rise to the protein MAEARAEDEDDNLREARDSVVRRNPRPNSSSSDRPDRHKPEHRLSQGPLSSIRAVIKRTSTRTSSLSEAPRERRRPEITILSAEPLAATSWFAGASGGLTPPPPPPPAAQIWGPTIPHAVQPPPSYEEVIREKTQEQVPPPTPSRRSVTTTTIATQTDSIHRGCAPRSSSPRSSAPRGSAPRGSAPDLTQSVARRPAKPPRPSFSLRVSAPFSSPGPHTHSSAHTHSEPSTHSSTHTLSEPSTRSVTHTLSCPDLLSDLISPLSSGDQTDQWEPPTPVAVTTPSDPPPDRPRPRPRPRSKASLRPISCEVKVQTLVRLRDDGQTGSEITNQEVFQGKYLQELLEAFSSDDWGFHDRRSNGSGPSESGEEEEGEEGEEGEEEEEGEEEEEDMAALRARIQAFEQQRADSNYGDSNLGNTEAPVVAKRPEPRPRAQKQAPPIAPPIAPKPQSKACWENRNSMVDAWIPQPSDSLTPSPAPTLTPSPAPTPAPRPPPHRISPIDLPSLPPRPPPRPPAGPRASAVMPPQDRSTLAGQVVLALPPKPSTDLQSPPSSSSSSLPKATPPRPAVTHKPSALTSDRRASAGDCSPPAPASKPGLRPPSPASKPGLRPSASAPSPAQRKTPPSKPESSSPDPPLPPRPSGVKHLPLRPPPIRASPGRPPPPQTGPANQTRGQRASRKGPPLPPRPTPGHPLFNSYMKQEQEVMVVLEDTSPSPNESLLDDKELQGSTKVITPLSDQSKPLLDLDYESEHVVHQLDQSEPVCKEKNLSELQLILPDHLSDQKNMTTPAPGSGPRCVARFDFEGADKDELTFSQGDVIALSEVIGQEWGRGHVHGRTGIFPLSFTQVVEELSPSSGKREVAQTTSELTTETNTPDHDEGEGWDVALFDFPGQTADDLSFLKGALITVTQRVDAAWSRGRLGSREGLYPSAFTHTWTAQPIAGQTMVVGVAQVLFDFSAESEDELTLKAGDLVTGVESVDEEWFIGDAGGKRGLVPKNYISLLT